A single genomic interval of Prunus dulcis chromosome 5, ALMONDv2, whole genome shotgun sequence harbors:
- the LOC117627341 gene encoding kinesin-like protein KIN-14J: protein MNTQSESHKDENGGSKSHKDENGGSKSHKDDKGGFEIINGTPGENAELVESFGSTIEGNQILSLVEWLNFIVPYLRLPLDASEEELRACLIDGTVLCRILNKLCPGSVEMGGSSDPGFANITRFLAAVDELGFPRFELLDLEQGSMVPVLHCLSALKASFDFGFWGENTKNQTKTENYLLEVESLKGIDRSRGDVSTCGQLYTQNREDTGGNSIDSTSQVTDPSAALVHHIGQQLKQGTLVDLSNAKILESIKSTSLDNASTRSLFNVGNRILDDSIDRNNGDVPNRVAYLLRKVMQVIEQRFANQAVNLRIQNNIYKAREEKFLLKIKVLETLASGTTEENEVVLKLLQSMKIEKFDIEEKKKLEEQDAVRLKEEKDLRDKEISTLKQELEMAKSRHESHSLKLEANAKEAKLQLERRLKELECVLTDSNKNQKELEASLESESWRWKEKEHTYQSFLTNQFEALKELNAALESTRHEILMTKTSYSAEFNYLGVKLKGLTDAAEKYHVVLDENRKLYNEVQDLKGNIRVYCRIRPFLPGQSQKQTTIEYVGENGDIVVANPSKQGKDSRRLFKFNKVFGPAATQEEVFLDTQPLIRSVLDGYNVCIFAYGQTGSGKTYTMSGPSVSSTDDWGVNYRALNDLFQISQSRESSIAYEVGVQMVEIYNEQVRDLLSSESPQKRLGIWNTTLPNGLAVPDASMHPVNSTADVLKLMNIGLMNRAVGATALNERSSRSHSVLTVHVRGVDLKTDTALRGSLHLVDLAGSERVDRSEATGDRLREAQHINKSLSALGDVIFALAQKNSHVPYRNSKLTQVLQSSLGGQAKTLMFVQLNPEVQSFSETISTLKFAERVSGVELGAARSNREGRYVRELMEQVASFRDTIAKKDEEIERLLKANSNGVHRGMNSLRYGSSSPRRHSIGTPRQSQRMPGGKGSGLEHSDKRSESSSQQSTDDSRHHREDSPQSKHGGETKHSEASSQQSIDNFRDNKEHSPRSKHGGEAKHSEASSEQSIDDFRHHKDRLAQPKHYEASSEQSIDDFRHHNEHSTQPKHGGEASQNFTEDFELLGFGEEDSGERLSDISDGDLSMGTETEGSMASLVEFTLFPEVTKPTESTKAGNTKVQKTQAENARGEKTPSQRTVRFAPSKLPKPSPRLVETKATRTSLIKSSSKVLSSPWKSTDGSSSSVKPGKRWH, encoded by the exons ATGAACACCCAGTCAGAGTCACACAAAGATGAGAATGGGGGGTCGAAGTCACACAAAGATGAGAATGGGGGGTCAAAGTCACACAAAGATGATAAGGGGGGATTTGAAATTATAAATGGGACTCCTGGTGAAAATGCTGAACTAGTGGAAAGTTTTGGCAGCACAATTGAAG GTAACCAGATATTATCTCTGGTGGAATGGTTAAATTTTATCGTTCCTTATTTAAGATTGCCGTTGGATGCTTCCGAGGAGGAACTCAGGGCCTGCTTAATCGATGGCACTGTTTTATGCAGAATTTTAAATAAGCTGTGTCCTGGTTCGGTTGAAATG GGAGGGAGTTCGGACCCTGGTTTTGCAAATATCACAAGGTTTCTGGCAGCTGTGGATGAATTAGGATTCCCCCGCTTTGAACTGTTAGACCTAGAGCAG GGTTCTATGGTGCCAGTTTTGCATTGCCTTAGTGCACTTAAAgcttcttttgattttggtttctgGGGAGAGAACACTAAAAATCAGACAAAGAcagaaaattatttattagagGTAGAATCTTTAAAGGGGATTGATCGTTCCCGAGGGGATGTCTCGACATGCGGACAACTATATACTCAAAATAGAGAAGATACTGGAGGAAATTCCATTGATTCAACATCTCAAGTGACAG ATCCATCAGCTGCGCTAGTACATCATATTGGACAGCAATTGAAGCAGGGGACTCTTGTTGATCTCTCTAATGCTAAGATTTTGGAGTCAATCAAATCGACCAGTTTAGAT AATGCATCTACTAGATCACTTTTCAATGTTGGGAATAGGATTTTGGATGACAGCATTGACAGAAACAATGGTGATGTACCTAAT CGTGTAGCATATCTTCTGAGAAAAGTCATGCAAGTGATTGAGCAACGATTTGCAAATCAAGCAGTGAACCTGAGAATT caaaacaatatatataaggCACGCGAGGAGAAGTTTctattgaaaataaaagtacTTGAAACCCTCGCATCAGGGACTACCGAAGAAAATGAG GTTGTTCTGAAACTGCTTCAGAGTATGAAG ATTGAGAAGTTTGATatagaggagaagaaaaaacttgAGGAGCAGGATGCAGTGCGATTAAAGGAAGAGAAGGATCTCAGGGATAAAGAGATTTCAACACTGAAACAAGAACTAGAAATGGCCAAAAGCAGGCACGAAAGTCATTCCCTGAAGTTAGAGGCAAATGCAAAAGAAGCTAAACTTCAATTGGAAAGGAGGTTAAAAGAACTCGAGTGCGTACTAACAGATTCAAATAAGAACCAGAAAGAACTAGAGGCATCTTTGGAATCTGAATCATGGAgatggaaagagaaagaacacaCTTACCAAAGTTTTTTAACTAACCAATTTGAAGCTTTGAAG GAATTAAATGCTGCTTTGGAGTCCACAAGACATGAAATCTTGATGACAAAAACAAGTTACTCTGCAGAATTTAATTACTTGG GCGTGAAGCTGAAAGGACTAACAGATGCTGCTGAAAAGTATCATGTTGTTCTTGATGAAAATCGGAAATTGTATAATGAGGTTCAGGATTTGAAAG GTAATATTAGAGTGTACTGTCGAATAAGACCATTCCTTCCGGGGCAAAGTCAGAAGCAAACCACCATAGAGTATGTTGGTGAAAATGGTGATATAGTTGTTGCAAATCCCTCTAAACAAGGAAAAGACAGCCGCAGGCtatttaaatttaacaaaGTATTTGGTCCTGCAGCTACACAAG AGGAGGTATTTTTGGACACCCAACCATTGATTCGTTCTGTGCTAGATGGGTACAATGTTTGTATATTTGCCTACGGTCAAACTGGTTCAGGAAAGACGTATACAATG AGTGGGCCTAGTGTATCATCAACAGATGATTGGGGTGTCAACTATCGAGCACTGAATGATCTTTTCCAAATATCTCAGAGCAGGGAAAGCTCCATAGCGTATGAAGTTGGCGTTCAAATGGTTGAGATATACAATGAACAAGTTCGCGATCTACTCTCAAGTGAGAGTCCTCAAAAAAG ACTTGGGATTTGGAATACTACCCTACCAAATGGGTTAGCTGTCCCTGATGCAAGCATGCATCCTGTTAACTCAACTGCAGATGTCCTAAAGTTAATGAATATTGGGTTGATGAATCGGGCAGTCGGTGCCACTGCCCTAAATGAAAGAAGCAGCAGATCTCATAG TGTTCTGACTGTTCATGTTCGCGGTGTGGACTTGAAGACTGACACTGCTCTGCGTGGTAGTCTACATCTTGTGGATCTTGCTGGCAGTGAACGAGTGGATCGCTCTGAAGCTACTGGAGATAGGCTTAGGGAGGCACAGCATATAAACAAATCACTGTCTGCTCTTGGGGATGtaatttttgctcttgcacaAAAGAATTCGCATGTACCATATAGAAATAGCAAATTAACTCAAGTGCTTCAGAGTTCTTTAG GTGGTCAAGCAAAAACTCTCATGTTTGTACAGCTGAATCCCGAAGTTCAATCCTTTTCTGAAACTATAAGTACACTGAAGTTTGCAGAGAGGGTTTCTGGCGTCGAACTGGGTGCTGCACGGAGCAACAGAGAGGGAAGATATGTAAGAGAACTTATGGAACAG GTGGCATCCTTCAGGGACACAATTGCTAAGAAAGATGAGGAGATTGAGCGATTGCTCAAAGCCAATAGTAATGGGGTACACCGTGGCATGAACTCACTAAGATATGGGTCTTCCTCTCCAAGAAGACATTCAATTGGGACGCCTCGACAGAGCCAAAGAATGCCAGGTGGAAAAGGCTCAGGCTTGGAGCATAGCGATAAGCGTTCTGAATCCAGTTCTCAGCAGTCAACAGATGACTCTAGACATCATAGGGAAGACTCACCTCAGTCAAAGCATGGAGGTGAGACAAAGCATTCTGAAGCTAGTTCTCAGCAGTCAATAGATAACTTTAGAGATAATAAGGAACATTCACCCCGGTCAAAGCATGGAGGGGAGGCAAAGCATTCTGAAGCTAGTTCTGAGCAGTCAATAGATGACTTTAGACATCATAAGGACCGTTTGGCTCAACCGAAGCATTATGAAGCTAGTTCTGAGCAGTCAATCGATGACTTTAGACATCATAATGAACATTCGACTCAACCAAAGCATGGAGGTGAGGCAAGTCAAAACTTTACTGAAGACTTTGAGCTCTTGGGCTTTGGCGAGGAAGATTCTGGGGAGAGATTAAGCGACATATCCGATGGTGATCTTTCAATGGGAACAGAAACCGAGGGTTCAATGGCCAGTCTTGTGGAGTTCACTCTTTTCCCTGAAGTTACAAAACCAACAGAAAGTACAAAAGCTGGAAATACAAAAGTCCAGAAAACTCAAGCTGAGAACGCACGAGGCGAGAAGACACCTTCCCAGCGCACAGTAAG GTTTGCGCCATCTAAACTTCCAAAGCCATCACCTAGGTTGGTGGAAACAAAAGCTACTCGGACATCATTGATCAAAAGTTCCTCGAAGGTTTTGTCAA GTCCTTGGAAATCTACCGATGGCAGCAGCTCATCAGTGAAGCCTGGCAAACGCTGGCATTAA